A section of the Neorhizobium galegae bv. orientalis str. HAMBI 540 genome encodes:
- a CDS encoding low temperature requirement protein A, translating to MTKASPLATILRPLHPRDPNEHHRVATPLELLFDLVSVIAIASAAAGLHHAIAENHAAQGVMTFIMAFFAIWWAWMNFTWFSSAYDNDDVVYRLLTMVLMGGSLTIAAGIPALFTEAPDFTLVIYGYAVMRIAMIILWLRAAYHDPGCRPTALGYAIGIFLVQLLWLSFLFLQPLTFGVSYILWALAVVLELAVPAVAERLTANTPWHRHHIVERYGLLNIIVLGETLLAGSTALRQFAGEVNIMLVHTALSALVIVFSLWWVYFAREEQLGSHHLRRSLLWGYGHFFIFTSGAAVGAGFAALVDIITHHSEVSILVGDYAVAIPVAIYLASLWFVRDRYVCIGPARFTLAVFAVLTLLAPAIGLGLEGIAATTALGVIVRNLFAGRAYLASPTSHPGH from the coding sequence ATGACTAAGGCTTCACCACTCGCCACTATCCTGCGTCCCTTGCATCCTCGCGATCCTAACGAGCATCACCGGGTCGCAACCCCGCTCGAACTGCTGTTCGACCTCGTGTCAGTGATCGCGATCGCATCGGCCGCGGCCGGCCTGCATCATGCGATTGCCGAAAATCATGCGGCACAGGGAGTGATGACCTTCATCATGGCCTTTTTCGCCATCTGGTGGGCTTGGATGAACTTCACCTGGTTCTCGTCTGCCTATGATAATGACGACGTCGTCTATCGGTTGCTGACCATGGTGCTGATGGGCGGCTCGCTGACGATTGCCGCCGGCATTCCGGCGCTATTTACCGAGGCACCGGATTTCACGCTGGTGATCTATGGGTACGCCGTCATGCGCATCGCCATGATCATCCTATGGCTGCGAGCGGCCTATCACGACCCGGGCTGCCGGCCCACCGCGCTCGGTTATGCGATCGGGATCTTCCTCGTCCAGCTTCTCTGGCTGAGCTTCCTCTTCCTGCAGCCCCTCACCTTCGGCGTATCCTATATCCTCTGGGCGCTTGCCGTGGTTCTTGAACTGGCAGTGCCCGCCGTCGCCGAACGGCTGACCGCCAACACGCCTTGGCATCGCCACCACATCGTCGAACGATACGGCCTGCTCAACATCATTGTGCTCGGCGAGACGCTGCTTGCCGGTTCGACCGCACTTCGCCAGTTCGCCGGCGAGGTCAACATCATGCTGGTACATACGGCGCTTTCGGCGCTGGTCATCGTCTTTTCGCTCTGGTGGGTCTATTTCGCCCGCGAGGAACAACTGGGCAGCCATCACTTGAGGCGCTCGCTTCTCTGGGGTTACGGCCATTTCTTCATCTTCACCTCAGGCGCGGCGGTCGGCGCCGGTTTTGCAGCGCTCGTCGACATCATCACCCACCATTCCGAAGTCTCCATCCTCGTCGGCGATTATGCGGTGGCGATCCCGGTCGCGATCTATCTGGCGAGCCTGTGGTTCGTGCGCGACCGGTATGTCTGCATCGGCCCGGCTCGCTTTACGCTCGCCGTGTTTGCCGTCCTGACGCTGCTTGCGCCGGCAATCGGGCTTGGGCTCGAAGGCATTGCGGCCACGACTGCACTCGGCGTCATCGTACGAAACCTGTTTGCCGGACGCGCCTATTTAGCGTCACCGACATCTCATCCCGGCCATTAA
- a CDS encoding transglycosylase SLT domain-containing protein: protein MRIAFFIALLTVSLSACASAPSRVTNACAIFEQRDGLFNNWARDAKKAEREFGVPVPILMATIYVESGFQPYARPPRTKLLGFIPWTRASTAYGYAQALDGTWLTYKQDTGRWSASRTDFGDAVHFVGWYHNRSHLKNGIPLTDSYNLYLAYYTGQAGYARGEFGNGVKQTAQKSAGMAAKYEAQLRSCGY from the coding sequence ATGCGTATTGCGTTTTTCATCGCCCTCCTGACCGTGTCACTGTCTGCCTGCGCATCTGCGCCGAGCAGGGTCACCAATGCCTGCGCGATCTTCGAGCAGCGCGACGGGCTGTTCAACAACTGGGCGCGAGACGCCAAGAAGGCCGAGCGAGAATTCGGCGTGCCTGTACCGATCCTGATGGCGACGATCTATGTGGAATCGGGCTTCCAGCCCTATGCCCGGCCGCCGCGCACCAAACTGCTAGGCTTCATCCCGTGGACGCGCGCCTCGACGGCCTATGGTTACGCCCAGGCGCTCGACGGCACCTGGCTGACCTACAAGCAGGATACCGGCCGCTGGAGCGCCAGCCGCACCGATTTCGGCGATGCTGTCCATTTCGTCGGCTGGTATCACAACCGGAGCCATCTCAAGAACGGCATTCCGCTAACCGACAGCTACAATCTCTACCTCGCCTACTACACGGGCCAGGCAGGATATGCGCGCGGCGAATTCGGCAACGGGGTCAAGCAGACCGCCCAGAAATCCGCCGGCATGGCCGCCAAATACGAAGCCCAGCTGAGGAGCTGCGGCTACTGA
- a CDS encoding L,D-transpeptidase has product MRPVVMGALALLSAQFLAPAAFSAGLIASVSLSSQTMTVERDGVVVYEWKVSTARPGYSTPTGNWGAKSLSRNHRSRKYDNAPMPFAVFYNGGYAVHATFETRRLGRPASHGCIRLHPENAATFFTLTSQYGLSNTRIVVSR; this is encoded by the coding sequence ATGCGTCCTGTTGTAATGGGTGCCTTAGCACTTCTGTCTGCGCAATTTCTCGCGCCCGCTGCCTTTTCCGCAGGTCTGATTGCCAGCGTCAGCCTGTCGTCGCAGACTATGACCGTCGAGCGTGACGGTGTCGTGGTTTACGAATGGAAGGTTTCGACCGCTCGGCCAGGCTATTCGACACCGACAGGAAACTGGGGCGCCAAGTCGCTGTCCAGGAACCATCGTTCGCGCAAATACGACAACGCGCCGATGCCGTTTGCGGTGTTCTACAATGGCGGTTATGCCGTGCACGCCACCTTCGAGACAAGGCGGCTCGGCCGTCCGGCCTCGCATGGCTGCATCCGCCTGCATCCAGAAAACGCCGCGACATTCTTCACGCTCACCAGCCAATACGGCCTGTCGAACACGCGCATCGTCGTCAGCCGCTGA
- a CDS encoding RidA family protein, which produces MAFKTFNPPSVRKPFGGYNHGLLVPPGASLLVTSGQLGISPEDRIPPDVVGQAELCFKAIGAILEEAGMTYADVIRISGFVTSREDFPAYMAVRDRYTLDPKPVSTLIVVGGFTRAEFLVEVEVTAAKVF; this is translated from the coding sequence ATGGCGTTTAAGACCTTCAATCCGCCCTCCGTCCGCAAGCCGTTCGGCGGCTACAATCACGGCCTGCTGGTACCGCCCGGCGCAAGCCTGCTGGTCACCTCCGGCCAGCTCGGCATTTCGCCGGAAGACAGGATCCCACCGGATGTGGTAGGCCAAGCCGAACTTTGCTTCAAGGCGATCGGCGCGATCCTCGAAGAGGCGGGCATGACCTATGCGGACGTCATCCGCATTTCCGGCTTCGTCACCAGCCGGGAAGATTTCCCGGCCTATATGGCGGTGCGCGACCGCTATACGCTTGATCCGAAACCAGTCTCGACGCTGATCGTCGTCGGCGGCTTTACCCGGGCCGAATTCCTGGTGGAAGTGGAAGTGACGGCGGCGAAGGTGTTTTGA
- a CDS encoding aldehyde dehydrogenase family protein produces MSNHLKFFIDGVWVEPAIPVALDVIDPSTEEAYTRIALGSKADVDKAVAAAKAAFPAFSQWSKEERLVLLRRILVEYEKRYEDIAQAVSQEMGAPIGFARDAQAAAGQGHLKATIEAFEAYEFTETRGTTTIVKEPIGVCALITPWNWPLNQIACKVAPAIAAGCTMVLKPSEIAPISGIIFAEVMEAAGTPKGVFNLVNGTGPDVGQVMAGHPDVDMVSFTGSTRAGVIVAKTAADTVKRVAQELGGKSPNIILADAEFEKVVADGVTTCFGNSGQSCDAPTRMLVPAKRHGEALQIAKAAAEKLKTGDPRTDGIDLGPVVSQTQFDKIQRLIEAGITEGATLVTGGPGRPENLNRGYYIRPTVFGDVTNDMTIAREEIFGPVLSILPYETEEQAIEIANDTPYGLAAYVQSGDLGHARKVAARLRAGSVFINYPEWDLFAPFGGFKQSGNGREYADWAIHDFLEIKGIVGYGV; encoded by the coding sequence ATGAGCAACCACCTGAAATTCTTCATTGACGGTGTCTGGGTCGAGCCGGCCATTCCGGTCGCTCTGGATGTCATCGACCCGTCCACCGAAGAAGCCTATACGCGGATCGCACTCGGCTCCAAGGCGGATGTGGACAAGGCCGTCGCAGCGGCCAAGGCTGCTTTCCCGGCCTTCTCGCAATGGTCGAAGGAGGAGCGGCTGGTGTTGCTCCGCCGGATCCTTGTCGAATACGAAAAGCGTTACGAGGATATCGCCCAAGCCGTTTCCCAGGAAATGGGGGCGCCGATCGGCTTTGCCCGGGACGCGCAGGCCGCGGCCGGGCAGGGGCATCTCAAGGCGACGATCGAGGCGTTCGAAGCCTACGAATTCACCGAGACGCGCGGCACGACGACCATCGTGAAAGAGCCGATCGGCGTTTGCGCTCTCATCACGCCGTGGAACTGGCCGCTCAACCAGATCGCCTGCAAGGTGGCGCCGGCGATCGCCGCCGGCTGCACCATGGTGCTCAAACCCTCCGAGATCGCGCCGATCAGCGGCATCATCTTTGCGGAAGTGATGGAGGCAGCGGGCACGCCGAAAGGCGTCTTCAACCTCGTCAACGGCACCGGACCGGACGTGGGCCAAGTGATGGCCGGCCATCCGGATGTCGACATGGTCTCCTTCACCGGCTCCACCCGCGCCGGTGTGATCGTCGCCAAGACCGCCGCCGATACGGTGAAGCGGGTGGCGCAGGAGCTCGGCGGCAAGTCCCCCAATATCATCCTGGCCGATGCGGAATTCGAAAAGGTGGTGGCGGACGGCGTGACCACCTGCTTTGGAAATTCCGGCCAATCCTGCGATGCGCCGACCCGCATGCTGGTGCCGGCCAAACGCCATGGCGAGGCGCTTCAAATTGCCAAGGCTGCGGCCGAAAAACTCAAGACCGGCGATCCGCGCACGGATGGCATCGATCTCGGCCCGGTGGTCAGCCAGACCCAGTTCGACAAGATCCAGCGGTTGATCGAGGCCGGTATCACCGAAGGAGCGACTCTGGTTACCGGCGGTCCCGGCCGGCCGGAAAACCTCAATCGCGGCTATTATATCCGCCCGACCGTGTTCGGAGACGTCACCAACGACATGACCATCGCCCGCGAGGAGATCTTCGGGCCGGTGCTGTCGATCCTCCCTTACGAGACGGAGGAGCAGGCGATCGAGATCGCCAACGACACGCCCTATGGATTGGCGGCCTATGTCCAGTCCGGCGATCTCGGCCATGCCCGCAAGGTGGCGGCGCGGCTTCGCGCCGGCTCGGTCTTCATCAATTATCCCGAATGGGATCTCTTCGCGCCCTTCGGCGGCTTCAAGCAATCCGGCAACGGCCGCGAATATGCCGATTGGGCCATTCACGACTTCCTCGAAATCAAGGGTATCGTTGGTTATGGCGTTTAA
- a CDS encoding DHA2 family efflux MFS transporter permease subunit codes for MSNVVSSAASVVANRGAITACVILAVIMQALDTTIANVALPYIQGSVSASADQINWVLTSYIVAAAIMTPPSGFLAAKFGRKRVLLVAIFGFVAASVLCGLAQSLPQIVGFRLLQGFFGAALVPLSQGILLDIYSVEERGSAMALFGVSVMVGPVLGPVIGGWLTDNISWRWVFYINVPIGILAFMGISVFVKETKIDAQAKLDWFGFGMLSLAIASLQLFLDRGQQLDWFSSSEIVVEAMVCAAAFYLLLVHTFTAEKSFINPRLFLDQNFTVSMIFIFVIGVTYLASLALMTPYLQSLMGYPVITAGIVMGPRGLGTMVCMFLVGRLIGKVDTRILIFLGLAITAWAMYAMTGWTPDVSQWTIVYVGFIQGAGLGFLFVPLTTIAFATLPAHMRGDGTGLYNLSRNIGSSVGIAVVSALLVENVQRNHADIVSYVTPFNHAFQAKAAAGLDPTTVAGASALDSIITLQSTIIAYVDDFKLLMIMSLAVMPLLFVLRKPAKAPAVDHSVAME; via the coding sequence ATGAGCAACGTCGTTTCATCGGCAGCGTCTGTGGTCGCCAATCGTGGTGCGATTACAGCCTGTGTCATTCTGGCCGTCATCATGCAGGCGCTTGATACGACGATCGCCAACGTCGCGCTGCCCTATATCCAGGGCAGCGTTTCGGCTTCCGCCGACCAGATCAACTGGGTGCTGACCTCCTATATCGTCGCTGCGGCGATCATGACGCCGCCGTCCGGCTTCCTGGCCGCCAAGTTCGGCCGCAAGCGGGTGCTGCTCGTCGCCATCTTCGGCTTCGTCGCCGCCTCGGTCCTCTGCGGGCTCGCCCAGTCGCTGCCGCAGATCGTCGGTTTCCGCCTGCTGCAGGGCTTTTTCGGCGCGGCCCTCGTGCCACTGTCGCAGGGCATCCTGCTCGATATCTATTCCGTCGAGGAGCGCGGATCGGCGATGGCGCTGTTCGGCGTTTCGGTCATGGTAGGCCCCGTGCTCGGCCCGGTCATCGGCGGCTGGCTGACCGACAATATCAGCTGGCGCTGGGTCTTCTATATCAACGTGCCGATCGGCATCCTGGCCTTCATGGGCATCAGCGTCTTCGTCAAGGAGACCAAGATCGACGCGCAGGCGAAGCTCGACTGGTTCGGCTTCGGCATGCTCAGTCTCGCTATCGCGTCGCTGCAGCTCTTCCTCGACCGCGGCCAGCAGCTCGACTGGTTCTCCTCGAGCGAGATCGTCGTCGAAGCCATGGTTTGCGCGGCAGCCTTCTACCTGCTGCTCGTCCACACGTTCACGGCAGAAAAGTCGTTCATCAATCCGCGCCTTTTCCTCGACCAGAATTTTACCGTCAGCATGATCTTCATCTTCGTGATCGGGGTGACCTATCTCGCTTCGCTCGCCCTGATGACGCCGTACCTGCAATCGCTGATGGGGTATCCGGTGATCACCGCCGGCATCGTCATGGGGCCGCGCGGTCTCGGCACGATGGTGTGCATGTTCTTAGTCGGGCGGCTGATCGGCAAGGTGGATACGCGCATCCTGATCTTCCTTGGCCTCGCGATCACCGCCTGGGCGATGTATGCGATGACCGGCTGGACGCCTGACGTCTCGCAGTGGACGATCGTCTATGTCGGCTTCATCCAGGGTGCGGGCCTCGGCTTCCTGTTCGTGCCGCTGACGACGATCGCGTTCGCGACGCTGCCGGCGCATATGCGCGGCGACGGGACCGGTCTCTACAATCTGTCGCGCAATATCGGTTCCAGCGTCGGCATCGCCGTCGTCTCGGCGCTGCTGGTGGAAAATGTCCAGCGCAATCATGCGGACATCGTCAGCTATGTGACGCCGTTCAACCACGCCTTCCAGGCAAAGGCTGCGGCGGGCCTGGACCCGACGACGGTTGCCGGCGCCAGTGCGCTCGACAGCATCATCACGCTGCAGTCGACGATCATCGCCTATGTGGACGATTTCAAGCTGCTGATGATCATGTCGCTTGCGGTGATGCCGCTGCTGTTCGTGTTGCGCAAGCCGGCCAAGGCACCGGCTGTGGATCACAGCGTGGCGATGGAATAG
- a CDS encoding HlyD family secretion protein encodes MTETTARSSEDSNVTVLETPAPAAAEHSKARKRRNLKRPVLFALLPIALVIGGYYYVEGGQILSTDNAYLQADMIGVTTDVAGTVASVDVHENQEVRQGQVLFSLKPDSFRIALDGTKAKLGAARNQLLNLQASYRESLAQIAQAEADIPYFQTVVERQERLISGSAASQTALDDAKHNLDAAHQKVAVAKAQADATLAQLGGNADQPIEQNPLYLEAQAAVDDAQRQLNNTVVRAPFDGIVTNVSALQVGSYLEAAQQGFSLVSTRNMWIAANPKETELTYIKPGQPVTISVDTYPGVQWTGKVASVSPASGSSFALLPAQNTSGNWVKVVQRIPMRVTIDDTAGKPPLRAGMSTVVDVDTGHKRGLPEFAQKLLNLSTAYAHE; translated from the coding sequence ATGACTGAGACCACCGCCCGTTCGTCCGAAGACAGCAACGTCACCGTTCTCGAAACACCCGCTCCGGCAGCGGCCGAACATAGCAAGGCGCGGAAGCGACGGAACCTCAAGCGCCCGGTGCTCTTCGCGCTCCTGCCGATCGCGCTGGTCATCGGCGGTTATTATTACGTCGAAGGCGGCCAGATCCTGTCGACCGACAACGCCTATCTCCAGGCGGACATGATCGGCGTAACGACCGATGTCGCCGGCACCGTGGCGTCCGTCGACGTGCATGAGAACCAGGAGGTCCGCCAGGGCCAGGTTCTCTTCTCGCTGAAGCCAGACAGTTTCCGCATTGCGCTCGACGGCACCAAGGCAAAGCTCGGGGCCGCACGCAACCAGCTCCTCAACCTGCAAGCCTCCTATCGGGAATCGCTCGCACAGATCGCCCAGGCGGAAGCCGACATTCCTTATTTCCAGACTGTTGTCGAACGCCAGGAACGGCTGATCTCCGGTTCGGCCGCCTCGCAGACGGCATTGGATGACGCCAAGCACAATCTCGATGCTGCCCACCAGAAGGTGGCGGTCGCCAAGGCGCAGGCCGATGCGACGCTTGCCCAGCTCGGCGGCAATGCCGACCAGCCGATCGAACAGAACCCGCTCTATCTCGAAGCCCAGGCGGCGGTCGACGATGCGCAACGCCAGTTGAACAACACGGTCGTGCGGGCGCCGTTCGACGGCATCGTCACCAATGTCAGTGCGCTGCAGGTCGGCAGCTATCTCGAAGCCGCCCAGCAGGGCTTCTCGCTGGTTTCGACCAGGAACATGTGGATCGCCGCCAATCCGAAGGAAACCGAGCTGACCTATATCAAGCCCGGCCAGCCGGTGACGATCAGCGTCGATACCTATCCGGGCGTCCAGTGGACGGGCAAGGTCGCGAGCGTCAGCCCGGCTTCCGGCTCCAGTTTCGCGCTGCTGCCGGCCCAGAACACGTCCGGCAACTGGGTCAAGGTCGTGCAGCGCATTCCGATGCGTGTGACGATTGACGACACGGCCGGCAAGCCGCCGCTTCGCGCCGGCATGAGTACGGTGGTCGATGTCGATACCGGCCACAAGCGCGGCCTGCCGGAATTCGCCCAGAAGCTCCTCAACCTGTCGACCGCCTACGCGCACGAGTAA
- a CDS encoding MarR family winged helix-turn-helix transcriptional regulator, whose product MLTISALVFAMPNNNPTLGFLFNDVARLFRKRFEQRAKHIGLTRAQWQTIVYLSRCEGIHQKALAELLEISPISVMRVLDNLAERGLIERRPHETDRRITLLYTTEKSRALLDEGRELGDATRQDALENISDADRARLFEILEHMKSNLVTACRAPADKAQKKSSHD is encoded by the coding sequence ATGCTTACCATCAGCGCACTAGTATTTGCCATGCCAAACAACAACCCGACTCTCGGCTTCCTTTTTAATGACGTCGCACGCCTGTTTCGAAAGCGCTTCGAGCAGCGCGCGAAGCATATCGGCCTGACGCGTGCCCAGTGGCAGACGATTGTCTATCTCTCCCGCTGCGAAGGCATTCACCAGAAGGCGCTTGCCGAGCTTCTGGAAATCTCGCCGATTTCGGTGATGCGGGTGCTCGACAATCTTGCGGAACGCGGCCTCATTGAGCGCCGCCCGCATGAGACCGACCGGCGGATCACGTTGCTCTACACGACCGAGAAATCGAGGGCTCTGCTCGACGAAGGCCGCGAGCTCGGGGATGCGACGCGCCAGGATGCGCTCGAAAACATTTCGGACGCCGACCGCGCCCGTCTCTTTGAAATACTCGAACACATGAAATCCAACCTCGTTACGGCCTGCCGCGCGCCGGCCGACAAAGCTCAAAAGAAGTCCTCCCATGACTGA
- a CDS encoding DUF4344 domain-containing metallopeptidase produces MRRSLLPLALIGLLALPMPGAQAAALTDDLQGLSKQQVEDSVEFAFGNALFFLFHEAGHMLVSEFNLPVLGREEDAVDTLSTLLLLEADGEVFDTALTDSVDGWTFSAEASEAAEEEQALWDVHALDRQRAFSMVCMMVGKDAEKFKESADNLEFPEERRKQCVGEYQKARDSWFGVLKPHQRTDGQNNKFTITYKKPNNKELRDYADLTKTAKVLDILAELLSGLYKLDDGIKLTAAECGESNAYWSPNEREVTYCYELTQLHTQTVANYFRNGEDNNGDDEAEEKTSEAKPASTKVFGTATARK; encoded by the coding sequence ATGCGACGCAGCCTTCTCCCTCTCGCCCTTATCGGGCTACTTGCGCTGCCGATGCCCGGCGCCCAGGCGGCAGCCCTCACCGACGACCTTCAAGGGCTTTCCAAGCAGCAGGTCGAGGACAGTGTCGAGTTCGCATTCGGCAATGCGCTGTTTTTCCTGTTCCATGAAGCCGGACATATGCTGGTTTCGGAATTCAACCTGCCGGTTCTTGGCCGCGAAGAAGATGCCGTGGATACCCTCTCCACGCTGCTCCTGCTGGAAGCGGATGGCGAGGTTTTCGATACGGCGCTGACCGACTCCGTCGACGGCTGGACGTTTTCCGCCGAGGCAAGCGAGGCGGCTGAAGAGGAGCAGGCCCTGTGGGATGTCCACGCGCTCGACCGCCAGCGCGCCTTCAGCATGGTCTGCATGATGGTTGGCAAGGATGCGGAGAAGTTCAAGGAATCGGCCGACAACCTGGAATTTCCGGAGGAGCGCCGCAAGCAGTGCGTCGGCGAATATCAGAAAGCGCGTGACAGCTGGTTCGGTGTCCTGAAGCCGCATCAGAGGACCGACGGACAGAACAACAAGTTCACGATCACCTATAAGAAGCCGAACAACAAGGAACTCCGGGATTATGCGGACCTGACGAAGACGGCGAAGGTTCTGGATATCCTGGCCGAGCTTCTTTCCGGGCTCTACAAGCTCGACGACGGCATCAAGCTGACCGCCGCGGAATGCGGCGAGTCGAATGCTTACTGGTCGCCGAACGAACGCGAAGTGACCTACTGCTACGAGTTGACGCAATTGCACACGCAAACGGTCGCCAACTATTTCCGCAACGGCGAGGACAACAACGGCGACGACGAAGCGGAGGAGAAGACCTCCGAGGCAAAGCCGGCATCGACAAAGGTGTTCGGCACGGCGACCGCCCGCAAATAG
- a CDS encoding alpha/beta hydrolase: MSYDSYVHRARPGAPGAPILFVFHGTGGDENQFFDFGGRLLPGATVISPRGDISEHGAARFFRRKAEGVYDCEDLARATERMSEFVAANRERYGSSTVLGLGFSNGANILANIMIEKPGLFGAGVLMHSLIPFAPKDRKDKLQSRVLITAGQHDPIASVAQTTDLAEYFKKQGDAVTLEWHGGGHEIRPNEIEAAKKFFAPYGA; this comes from the coding sequence ATGAGTTACGACAGTTATGTGCACCGGGCGCGCCCCGGTGCTCCCGGAGCGCCGATCCTGTTCGTCTTCCACGGCACCGGCGGCGATGAAAACCAGTTTTTCGATTTCGGCGGCCGGCTGTTGCCGGGCGCCACGGTTATCTCGCCGCGCGGCGACATTTCCGAACACGGCGCGGCGCGTTTCTTCCGGCGCAAGGCAGAAGGCGTCTACGATTGCGAGGATCTGGCCCGGGCGACCGAGCGGATGAGCGAATTCGTCGCCGCCAACCGCGAACGTTACGGTTCCTCGACCGTGCTCGGCCTCGGTTTTTCGAACGGCGCGAACATTCTCGCCAATATCATGATCGAGAAGCCTGGCCTGTTCGGCGCGGGCGTGCTGATGCATTCGCTGATCCCGTTCGCGCCAAAGGACCGCAAGGACAAGCTTCAGAGCCGTGTGCTGATCACCGCCGGCCAGCATGATCCGATCGCCTCCGTGGCCCAGACCACCGACCTTGCGGAATACTTCAAGAAGCAGGGCGACGCAGTGACTTTGGAATGGCATGGAGGCGGACATGAGATCCGTCCCAACGAGATCGAGGCCGCCAAAAAGTTCTTCGCGCCCTACGGCGCTTGA
- a CDS encoding VOC family protein, protein MLDQIKGLHHVTSMAASASTNNKFFTDTLGLRRVKKTVNFDAPDVYHLYYGDEVGSPGSVMTYFPFPHIARGRQGTGEVGTTLFSIPEGSFGFWTDRLTKAGAEGIKADSAFGENRLHFAGPDGDGFALVEVKDDARKQFVGNGITEDHAIRGFHSASLRLRDEGATAELLKFMGYQQADAQDGVTRLIMPGGNGADVIDIETMPNIARANLGAGSVHHIAFAVENRAKQLEVRKALMDTGYQVTPVIDRDYFWAIYFRTPGGVLFEIATNEPGFDRDEDTAHLGEALKLPAQHAHLRSTLEQHLEPLDA, encoded by the coding sequence ATGCTCGACCAGATCAAAGGCCTCCACCACGTCACGTCGATGGCTGCCAGCGCCAGCACCAACAACAAGTTCTTCACCGACACGCTCGGCCTTCGCCGGGTCAAGAAGACCGTCAACTTTGACGCTCCGGACGTTTACCATCTCTATTACGGCGATGAAGTTGGTTCTCCCGGCTCGGTGATGACCTATTTCCCATTCCCGCATATCGCCCGCGGCCGTCAGGGCACCGGCGAAGTCGGAACGACACTCTTCTCGATTCCTGAAGGTTCGTTCGGTTTCTGGACCGACCGCCTGACGAAAGCCGGCGCGGAAGGCATCAAGGCCGATAGCGCCTTCGGTGAAAACCGCCTGCATTTCGCCGGCCCTGACGGCGACGGGTTCGCGCTCGTTGAAGTCAAGGACGATGCCCGCAAGCAGTTCGTCGGCAACGGCATTACCGAAGATCACGCGATCCGCGGCTTCCATTCCGCTTCGCTTCGTCTTCGCGATGAGGGTGCCACGGCTGAACTCCTGAAATTCATGGGCTACCAACAGGCCGACGCACAGGATGGCGTGACCCGTCTGATCATGCCGGGCGGCAACGGCGCCGATGTCATCGACATCGAAACCATGCCGAACATTGCCCGCGCCAATCTCGGTGCCGGCTCGGTCCATCACATCGCCTTTGCGGTCGAGAACCGCGCAAAGCAGCTCGAAGTCCGCAAGGCGCTGATGGATACCGGTTACCAGGTCACTCCGGTCATCGACCGCGATTACTTCTGGGCGATCTATTTCCGCACGCCGGGCGGCGTACTGTTCGAAATCGCCACCAACGAACCCGGTTTCGATCGCGACGAGGATACCGCTCATCTCGGTGAAGCCCTGAAGCTGCCCGCACAGCATGCACATCTGCGGTCAACGCTCGAACAACATCTCGAACCGCTGGACGCCTAA
- the ung gene encoding uracil-DNA glycosylase, whose translation MAEGEVKLEESWKHALGPEFSNPYMSELRRFLVAEKEAGKRIFPKGSEYFRALDLTPLDEVKVVILGQDPYHGFGQAHGLCFSVRPGVRAPPSLVNIYKEMETDLGIPPARHGCLEHWAEQGVLLLNSVLTVEEARAASHQGKGWERFTDAVIRAVNDECDGVVFILWGSYAQKKAAFVDQQRHLVIKSAHPSPLSAHNGFLGSRPFSKANAYLQSIGKDPVDWRLPEQV comes from the coding sequence ATGGCGGAAGGCGAGGTCAAGCTCGAGGAAAGCTGGAAACACGCGCTCGGGCCTGAGTTTTCCAATCCCTATATGAGCGAATTGCGCCGCTTCCTCGTCGCCGAAAAGGAAGCGGGCAAACGCATCTTCCCGAAAGGCTCGGAATATTTCCGGGCTCTCGATCTGACCCCGCTCGACGAGGTGAAGGTCGTCATCCTCGGCCAGGATCCCTATCACGGCTTCGGCCAGGCGCATGGGCTTTGCTTTAGCGTTCGTCCGGGCGTGCGCGCCCCGCCGTCGCTCGTCAACATCTACAAGGAGATGGAGACGGATCTCGGCATTCCGCCGGCGAGGCACGGATGCCTCGAACATTGGGCGGAGCAGGGTGTCCTGCTTCTGAACAGCGTGCTGACGGTCGAGGAGGCGAGGGCGGCCTCGCATCAGGGCAAGGGCTGGGAACGGTTCACCGATGCGGTGATCCGGGCGGTCAACGACGAGTGCGATGGCGTCGTCTTTATCCTGTGGGGCTCCTATGCCCAGAAGAAGGCGGCTTTCGTCGATCAGCAGCGCCATCTGGTGATCAAGTCGGCCCATCCGTCGCCGCTTTCTGCGCATAACGGCTTTCTGGGCTCGCGGCCGTTTTCCAAGGCGAATGCCTATCTGCAGTCGATCGGCAAGGATCCGGTCGACTGGCGCCTGCCGGAACAAGTCTAA